The DNA region ATCAGGGAAAGATAGTAATAAGACTTCATGTTCATTTGTTTTAGATACGACATAAATGTGTTCAGACTTAGAGATGACTGGGTGTCAACCTTGGTTAACAGGTCGATCAACCTTGGTTGACAGATCCGTTAGCCTTGGTTGACAGGCCGGATGACCTTGGTTGACACCCAATCATGCAAGGGAGTGAACAGGATTATCCTTATAGCTTTTGCCTAAAATGCCTCATACAAAGCGAATCATCCCTTAATCTCTTGCGCTGCAAAGTACGGTGAAAATTTCCGGACTTTGTGTTATCCGGAACTTACGTAGTCTTATCTAGTGTTATCTGAAGTGTTATTTAGTCTTACCGTCCATACATGTACCGGTTATCTTTCCTATCTTTGTCCATATAAATACAAGAGCTACATGAAACTGCCATTCAAACCTATTGCCATATTAGTCATAATTTCTCTGCTGGGTATCTTTATTTACCAGGCATACTGGATCACGGGGCTATACAAAACAATGAAGCACGAACTGGAACAAAGCATCGTAGAAGCCATGCGCATGAGCGATTATAATGAGATGATGCTTCGTGTAAAGGAGATGCAAAAAGAAAATAAAGCCCACGGTTCCGTAGAGGTTTCAGCAGGATACAATTCCGATTCCGGAAAATCATTTGTCCGCAGCAGTACAACTGTTAACCAAACAGACAGTGCCGGAAGTCGTTCACTTTTAAAAGACGGTATCCCTATGAAGTATGACAGCGTCTCAGTGAGTTACCCGAATGACTCGACAAGAGATATCCTTTTCACACGGGGACAGGAAGGCACAAATATTTCAGTCTGGGCAGAAAGAGATTCAGTAAAAGAGGTCTTGGAAGATACAGTGATTAATGAGGATGAACCTCAAGCTTCTTTAAGAGCCGAAGGTGGAATAGACATGATGCTGCGTGACCAAAGCAGTATGGTGGAACTTGCCACTTTCATCCAGCGTGGAATGCACTCGGGACTGGACATTTTTATAGAACCTGATATAGCCGTTTATGACAGTCTGCTGAATACCTATCTGCAAGAACGGGGGCTTAAACTTCCCTACCGATTGGAGCGCCTTCATTCCGGTACCGATCTGGACTCAACGCTGGTTTACACTGATACGCTCGCCATTGTCGGGACTCCCGGATACATACCCAGTGAAAAAGCAAAACAATATAATTACGCTTTCGACATTCACTCCAATCAAAGTTACCGCCTCACAATAGAACCTATTTATAAGATTGTATTGCGGCAGATGAGCGGTATTCTTACCACATCATTCGTTATCCTTATTATATTAGGTTTCTCCTTCTGGTTTCTTATCCGCACCATTTTGCGGCAGAAAACACTGGAAGAGATGAAGAGCGACTTTACCAACAACATCACCCACGAGCTCAAAACACCTATTGCCGTGGCGTATGCCGCCAACGACGCTTTGCTTAATTTTAATCTGGCAGAAGACAAGCAACAACGGGATAAGTATCTGGGTATCTGCCAGGAACAGTTACAGCGATTAAGCGGACTGGTGGAACAAATTCTCTCCATGAGTATGGAACGCCGTAAAACCTTCCGTCTGCATCCGGAGACGCTTAGCTTACACGATTTGTTCCCGGCACTCATCGAACAGCATAAACTGAAAGCGGACAAGCCTGTAAAAATCAATCTCGACATTGCACCGGAAGACCTGACAATCATTGCCGACCGTACACACTTTAGTAATATTCTGAGTAACCTGATAGATAATGCCATCAAATACTCTCCGGATAAAGCCGACATAATGATCTGTTGCCGGAAAAAGGAAACGGAACAAGTGGAAATCTCAGTTACAGACCACGGTATTGGTATCTCTACGGATAAACAGCCTCACATTTTCGATAAATTCTATCGGGTTCCAACAGGAAATATCCACAATACCAAAGGCTACGGATTGGGGCTTTTCTATGTAAAGACAATGGTAGAAAAGCACGGTGGCATTGTAACCGTACGAAGTGAAGCGGGAAAAGGAAGTACTTTTACAATAAGAATCTAATAAACAT from Bacteroides sp. MSB163 includes:
- a CDS encoding HAMP domain-containing sensor histidine kinase, whose product is MKLPFKPIAILVIISLLGIFIYQAYWITGLYKTMKHELEQSIVEAMRMSDYNEMMLRVKEMQKENKAHGSVEVSAGYNSDSGKSFVRSSTTVNQTDSAGSRSLLKDGIPMKYDSVSVSYPNDSTRDILFTRGQEGTNISVWAERDSVKEVLEDTVINEDEPQASLRAEGGIDMMLRDQSSMVELATFIQRGMHSGLDIFIEPDIAVYDSLLNTYLQERGLKLPYRLERLHSGTDLDSTLVYTDTLAIVGTPGYIPSEKAKQYNYAFDIHSNQSYRLTIEPIYKIVLRQMSGILTTSFVILIILGFSFWFLIRTILRQKTLEEMKSDFTNNITHELKTPIAVAYAANDALLNFNLAEDKQQRDKYLGICQEQLQRLSGLVEQILSMSMERRKTFRLHPETLSLHDLFPALIEQHKLKADKPVKINLDIAPEDLTIIADRTHFSNILSNLIDNAIKYSPDKADIMICCRKKETEQVEISVTDHGIGISTDKQPHIFDKFYRVPTGNIHNTKGYGLGLFYVKTMVEKHGGIVTVRSEAGKGSTFTIRI